The genomic stretch TTATTGTATGACCATCATTTATTCAAATGGTTTACGGAAAGTACATCCGTTCTTCCACTCCGAGCAACCATAAGCCGTTTTCCCCTTGATTATGGTTCCTTTGCCACACAATGGGCAAGTTTGTCCCTCAATAGATTGTATTTGAGAAGTGCCAGCAGCATTTGTTTCCACAACCTTCTTGCGCGGTTTACTTTGGCGTTTAGGCTTGGCAGCATCTTTCTCTTTTACCGCCTTTCCACCCCGCTTCTTACTACCACCGGATACTTCCTCCACCGCCTGCACAATAGTAATATGACGATTGCTATTATCTGAAAGCACACTCATCACAACCTCAGAAACCATCTGTTTCAATTCCTCAAGAAATTGTGCAGCATCATAGGTCTTTTTCTCAATCTCACGAAGTTTCTTTTCCCAAATACCCGTTAGTTCGGCAGATTTCAATAACTCTTCATGGATAATCTGGATAAGCTCGACTCCTGTAGGTGTAGCTATCAGGTTCTTCTTCTCTTTGCGGATATAATTACGTTTAAATAAAGTCTCAATAATAGCGGCACGCGTAGACGGACGACCGATTCCATTCTCTTTCAATGCATCCCTCAATTCATCGTTATCCACCAACTTACCCGCTGTTTCCATAGCACGCAGTAAAGTAGCTTCAGTATAAGGACGGGGAGGTTGTGTCCATTTCTCATATAAATCGGGTACATGAGGACCACTTTCACCTTTCACAAAAGCCGGCAATACATTTTCTTCATCTCCCGGATCTTTTTCTTCCTGTGACTGTGCACCCGGAGTTCCGAATATAACTCTCCAACCAGGTTCCAAAATCTGTTTTCCGGTAGTCTTGAATTCTATTTCTTCCACTACGCCCAGTACGGTAGTAGTAGCGAACCTACAATCGGGATAGAATACAGCTATGAATCGACGGGCTATCAAGTCGAATACACGGCGCTCCATGTCTGTCAGGTTCTGCGAATATTGCCCGGTAGGAATAATGGCATGGTGATCTGTTACCTTTGAATTATCGAATACCTTCTTTGACTTCAATAAAGTGGTCCCATCCAAAGGTGTTGTAAATGTTGCATAATCACGCAAACCCTTCAAGATACCCGGACATTTCGGATAAATGTCATCACTCAGAAAGGTGGTATCTACACGAGGATAGGTAGCCACTTTCTTTTCATATAATGACTGGATGATTTTCAATGTCTCATCGGCAGAATAAGCAAACTTCTTATTACATTCCACCTGTAAGGAAGTCAAGTCAAACAAACGGGGGGGAGCTTCTTTTCCTTCCTTCTTGGTTACATCCGTAATCATAAAAGGAGAATTCCTGATCTGTTCCAGCAGTGCCATACCCTGTTCCTGGTTGGCAATAGGATCAATACCTCTATTCTCTTCTTCCTTTTTGGGTTTCTTCCCGGCAGCAATTGCCTCCTTGTTCTTTTCAGCTTCCAGAACCAATTCTTCTTCGCTCTTCCTGATGATAGCAGAGAATGTCGTATCCCGATACACTGTCTTCAATTCCCAATATTGCTTGGGCACAAAGTTCTCTATTTCCAACTGTCGGTTTACAATCAGTGCCAATGTAGGTGTCTGCACACGACCAATAGAAAGTACCTGCTTATTCTGCCCATACTTCATAGTATAAAGACGTGTGGCATTCATTCCCAATAACCAGTCGCCTATTGCGCGACTTAATCCTGCCTCATAAAGCGGTTGGAACTCTTTCTGATCTTTCAATTTGGCAAAACCCTCCCGAATGGCTTCTTCCGTCAAGGATGAAATCCACAAACGCTTTACCGGACAACGTGCACCGGCTTTCTGCATCACCCAACGCTGAATTAACTCTCCTTCCTGCCCGGCATCACCACAGTTTATGATCATGTCGGCTTTCTGCATAAGAGTCTCTATCGTATGGAATTGCTTTTCATAAGTAGGGTTACTGATCAGTTTTATTCCGAAACGCGGTGGTATCATGGGCAAGCTTCCCAAGCTCCATGATTTCCAGTTCGGGGTATATTCGTGCGGTTCCTTGAGTGTACAGAGGTGACCGAATGTCCAGGTCACCTGGTATCCGTTTCCTTCGATATAGCCGTCTCTTCTATCTTTCGCTCCTAATACATCAGCTATGTCACGCGCCACAGAGGGCTTTTCGGCAATACAAACTATCATTCATTATTCTTTTAGCGGAGCAAAGGTACAAAAAAGAGAAGAAGGAAAGAAATTAATATCGTACCTTTGCATGATGATTACTAATTAAAAGAAAACAGAATGGAAAAAGAATCATTCGATTATTCAAAAGTTCCCCATAACTTTGGTCTGTGCGCAGCAGCAGATTGCCCTCATGCCGACACTTGCCTACGCCGGATTGCATACACTCATACACCGGCAAGCGTTACTTTTCCGCCTACACTGAACCCGAAAACAATTGAAGCCATGGCAGGGAAATGCGAATATTACCGTTCCAACCAAAAAGTGCGCTATGCCAAAGGTTTTGTCCGCACCACGGAAGCATTGGCTGTCAGTGCGTCAGGAACATTCCGCTACGGGCTGATTGGCAACTGGGGAATCAGACGATATTATCAGAAACGGAAAGGAGAAACTTTACTCTCGCCTGCCGAACAACAAAAAGTGATGGCACTGGCCAGGAAGTTGGGCTTACAACAGGAAGAGTATTTCGATAGCTATGTAGAAGAATACAACTGGTAGCAAGGCTACTGTCGTCCGGCATACAACGGATGGGCAACCACATCTTACAAACGAACAGCCGTACCCCAGCAGGTGAATCACTTTCACCTAACGAGGGTACGGCTGTTTCTTTTCACGGTAACTTGGTTTACCCCAAATGGTAACTCCATTTACACGCCGAGGTAAAGGTCGTTACATACCGAGGTAAAGAGCGTTACAATAGGCGGTAAAGGTCGTTACATCCTGCGGTAAACGCTTTTACACTACAGCGTAAATAGAATGTAAATACAAGATGTTGATATACAAACCATTAACAGAAAACATCTTTAAAGAACCAGCTCCAAATCCTCAATCTTTAAAGAACAGTTTCTTCCGCAACACATTCGTGCCATCACTGACCACCACAATATAGAACCCGCCTTGCATGCCGGATAATTGCAAGGAATTAGTATTCACTTGCTGTGATAATATGCGTCGTCCCGACAAATCAATGATTTCAACTTGATTGTCTACATCGCTCTTCAATCCACTCCAAGCCAACCGACCGTCATAATAATAAATCTCTCCGGCTGATTCTATGACCTCAGGTGATATACTTGTAGGAGTATCGTCCACCAATGCCGCATAGAGCTCGTGGATAGACCAATATCCGCCCTTCGTCCCGGTCTGGATAATTTTGAAATGTGTTGCTGTCTCTTCCGGGAAACCGATAATCAGGACGGAAGTACCGTTTTTCCCTTCGGCTACAAGTTTCCAGTCAGCGTTAGCGCCATTCTTCACATACAGTTCGTAACCGGCAGGACCGTCACCGGGACTTTTTGAAGAATCCAAAATTATTCTGTTCAGCTTATTGGCTGCATTCATATTCACAGTAACCATCTGACCAGCTTTTTGTGACTGTCCTGTATCCCATCGCGTGGATACATTATTGTCAATGGCATTACGGGCGTTTCCATTGTTCACATTGGCGGTAATACTCCACTTAGTACGGCTCAACAAGGCATCGGTAGCCTCAAAAACGGGGGTAAGCGTGAGATTGCAATCCCATTCACCCATCAACTTAATCCTCCACGATTCTACGTCGAGGACACTGGCACCGACAAATGCCTGCTTCTCATGACTTGAATTAGCAATACTGGCGTCAGACTTCATATTTACTACTGCATTGTGCATCCTGGCCTTTCCGGTTGATTTAGGCAAATAGAAATGATAAACGTTACCGGTAGTCGAAAAATTGGCCAGATTCAATACCAAGTTCCCATTATTAATAACAGTCGAATGTTTGGGTCCTCCCCAAAGGTCTATGCCATAAAACTCAGCATTTCCTGTAAATGTTTCACCCAAAGTAATGTAACGGGTATCAGGAAAAGCAGTACTCTTTGCTTCAAGGGCAACTAACTGCGTATTCACCAGCGGAAAACCTGCACTGCCCAGCGCATTGAACATGGCAGAATTCATCGAACCGTCTATACCAAGCCCAAGTGCCTTTCCAGAAGCAGCCCTGCCTGCACCGGACTTATCGAACACAATACCCTCGTATCCTCCGTAATGGAAATCATTGTAAAGAATCTCATCCGTACAGTCTTCCACCGTAATAAAACGAAGTTCCTTCATATTCTGATCGTATGCCTTGCCATTATCAGCATCGGCATTATTAGACCAAGATCCAAATTTTGTTTCAGCACCACAAGCATAGACAATGGTATTGAACTGCATGTTATTAACCATACCGCCTTGCGAACCTCCGCCTATACGAATCACATTCTTGAAAGCATGTCCTGCCAGATAGTCCACATAGTGGTTATCGCACTTGTTACTGAACAAATCCAGTCCGTTCCAAGCTGCACGTATGCCGACGTTGACAATATAGATATCTTTCCCCTTCCCCTGAATGGTGTACGGATACTGTGCCATCGCAGGCAACATGGAAGAGAGTTGTTCAGGATAATTAATGGATATTCCACGAACACCACTACCGGCTTCAAGTTTCAAGAATGATTCTCCAGAAGGCTGTCCTTTACCGGCATATACCTCAAAAATGGTTCCGTGCCCACGGGGAATACTCCCGAAATCGGCTGCACCACGTAGTTCTACTCCGGTAGGCACAGTAAGAGTCCCGAGCATCTTATACCGCCCGCCGGGAAGATAGACAATACCACCCCCATCAGCTTTGGCTTTATCCAGGGCACTTTGTATAGCTGCAGTAGCATCCTTCGCACTGTTAAGGCCATTGCGGATCGCATTTTGGATACTCTGCGTATTCGTAGAAGAATTGAAAGGCACAACGAAAGGTTCAATACCGAAATCGAGGACATTATAAAGCACCACACGGGCAGGTTTTGTTTCAGGCACACGCAAGTCAGGAAATTCCGGCAGCTTGCTCCTCTCTGTCAGAGCTGTGTGATCTATATGACATTCAAACAGCGAATTGTTTTGAACATCTGCTTTCTTTGCGAAGCGGTTACCCTTAAGAATGCAACGTGCATCCGAACCTATGAAAACTTGCGGAGTAGTATTATTGAAGTCACAATCTGAAGCGACAAAATCACCTGACATACTATTCACCGCTCCCCCTTTTACAGTACATTGCTCCATCATCAAGCGAGAAGAAGAACCGGATTCCATAAGTACAGCATTCTCACGAGCGGATATTTCACATCCGTAAAGCTGAACAGGTCCGTCGGCAGAAGATACAACGATACCATTTTCACAATTCTCCATCTCTACGCGAGTAAACATAATACCGGAGGAAGAACTGCCATCAACATGAATACCAGTCTGGCAGTCTTTCAGATGAAAGCTGTAATTATGACCGTTCGGATTGCCGTCACCGGACATGCTATTTCCGGTCTTAAAACCACAATTATATCCTTCGACATCGACGAAACAGGTGTAAGACCAGTCATTACGACGCATTGTTATACCTACCCCATTTTGATAGATCCAATCTGTGAAAGCGGAACCTGCTTTCGGTGCCCCTTCAAGCCCTGAACCTGCCCAATAATCAGGAGAAAAGTATATCTGCTCAAAACGACCGACGTCAGCTATGTTATCAATCTCAATACCACGACTCAGTGGGGTTCCATATACATCATAGATATTAGGGCAACCGCCACCGTTCTTTCTGGAAAGGATAATGCCGCTGTAAGAATTCACCAATGTTACATGACGGACATTACAATATTCATTACCCCACACACCATCACGGCCATAAAGCACTGTCGGCGGATAGGGCTTTATATGATCCGGATTCTGGTGTGGGTACCAAATGGAAAGATAGGTCAAGGCAGTGGAAGGCTCCATGGTAATGAAAGATTTCGACTCAAGTTCATCTCCCCCGGCATTGTCTACCATCAGAATGGTTCCCTGTATGGCTACTCCTTTGGTCGGCCGTTTCCATTCGCCACGCAGCGTCACACCTGTAGGAATATAAAGTTTTCCGGTAATACGATAACGGCCGGCAGGAACAAAAAGCACACCGCCACGCCTGTTCTCACCGAGTTTATTAAGTGCTGTTTGGAAAATACTCCACGAGTCTTTCACTCCGGTAGGATCTGCTCCAAAGTCAGCTACAACGTCATACGTTGCCACACCGACGTCATCCGCCGGATATTCATCCGACACAATCAGTTTCCAGTTACCAGGCTTATCACTCGATTGTGCCTGCACACTTACAGCTAATAAAGCTGAGATAAAAAGAAGTAATAATTTTTTCATGCTACATCAATTAATTAGATTACGGATATCAAAGAAATGATGTCGCAAATATCCACCGGAGTGATTAAAGAAAAGATTAATATGACATTAAAAACCAACTAATTTTATCTCTATATACTTAAAATGCGAGAGGCAGGATATTAATACAATACCCTGCCCCTCTAAAATTATATGAATAAAGATTTATTCTTCGTCCATCAAGATTTCCAGAATCTGACAAGCAGCTTTGGCAACCGGAGTTCCGGGACCAAAGATAGCAGCCACACCGGCTTTATACAAGAAATCATAGTCCTGTGCAGGAATCACTCCACCTGCAATTACGATGATATCCTCACGGCCCAGCTTCTTCAGTTCGTCAATGATCTGCGGAACCAACGTCTTGTGTCCGGCAGCCAATGAAGATACGCCCACTACATGAACGTCGTTTTCAACAGCTTCGCGGGCGGCTTCGGCAGGAGTCTGGAACAACGGTCCCATATCCACGTCGAAACCACAGTCGGCATATCCGGTCGCAACTACTTTAGCGCCACGGTCGTGACCGTCCTGACCCATTTTGGCAACCATAATACGGGGCTGACGTCCCTCTTTCTTCGCAAACTTCTCGGCCAATTCGCAAGCACGCTTGAAGTCGCTGTCATTCTTACTTTCTGATGAATACACGCCTGATATAGTTCTGATTACTGCTTTATAACGTCCTACAATCTTTTCGCAAGCATATGAGATTTCTCCCAATGTAGCGCGAACACGGGCAGCTTCTACTGCCAGTTCCAGTAAATTGCCTTCCTTGGTTTCCACGCATTTGGTAATAGCTTCCAATGCTTTCTGTACTTCAGCCTCGTTTCTTCCTTCTTTCAAGCGTTTCAGGTTTTCAATCTGTTCCAGACGAACAGCCGTATTGTCGATTTCGAGGATATCAATCGGAGCTTCTTTCTCCAGACGATATTTATTCACACCAACGATAGTCTGAGAACCGGAGTCGATACGAGCCTGTGTACGCGCAGCAGCTTCTTCGATACGCATCTTAGGAATACCGGTTTCGATAGCCTTTGCCATACCACCCAGTTTTTCTACTTCCTGAATAAGCTCCCAAGCCTTGTGAGCCAGTTCGTTTGTCAGAGACTCTACATAATAAGAACCTCCCCATGGGTCAACGTTCTTACAGATATAAGTTTCTTCCTGGATATAAATCTGAGTATTACGGGCAATACGGGCAGAGAAGTCTGTCGGCAATGCGATAGCCTCATCAAGAGCATTGGTATGCAGAGACTGGGTATGTCCCAAAGCTGCAGCCATAGCCTCGATACAAGTACGGCCTACATTATTGAACGGATCTTGTTCAGTCAACGACCAACCGGAAGTCTGGGAGTGCGTACGCAAAGCCAGTGATTTCGGATTCTTCGGATTGAACTGTTTCACGATCTTTGCCCAAAGCATACGAGCCGCACGCATCTTGGCAATTTCCATAAAGTGATTGGTACCGATAGCCCAGAAGAAAGACAAACGCGGAGCAAAAGCATCGATATCTATGCCTGCGGCAACACCGGCACGAAGGTATTCAAGACCGTCGGCCAACGTATAAGCCAACTCAATGTCTGCCGTAGCTCCCGCTTCCTGCATGTGGTAACCGGAGATAGAGATAGAGTTGAACTTCGGCATCTTCTGAGAAGTATATTCGAAAATATCGGATATGATCTTCATGGAGAATGCAGGCGGATAAATATAAGTATTACGCACCATGAATTCTTTCAGGATGTCATTCTGGATAGTACCTGCCATTTCTTCCAATTTAGCACCTTGTTCCAGACCGGCATTGATATAGAATGCCAGAATTGGAAGAACAGCACCATTCATAGTCATGGACACAGACATCTTGTTCAAAGGAATACCATCGAAAAGAACCTTCATATTCTCCAGTGAGCAGATAGATACACCGGCCTTGCCCACATCACCTACCACACGTTCATGGTCAGGGTCGTAGCCGCGATGTGTAGCCAAGTCGAAGGCTACAGACAAACCTTTCTGTCCGGAAGCCAGATTACGACGGTAGAATGCATTTGATTCTTCAGCTGTAGAGAATCCGGCATACTGACGGATTGTCCAAGGGCGTAGTGTGTACATCACTGAGTACGGACCGCGCAGATAAGGAGGCAGACCGGCAGCATAGCCCAAATGTTCCATACCTTCCAGGTCTTCTTTTGTATAAACAGGCTTCACTTCAATGTGTTCCGGCGTTTTCCAATCAGCATGGATGCCGTTAGCCTTTTGCCACTCAGCACCGTTAGCGGGCTTGAATGCGGCATATATATCTAAGTTTTTAAAATCTTTTCTCATCTTACTTCAAAAGTTTAGCGTTGTATTCCTTTAATGTTTCCAGTACGTTGACACGAACATGGATGAAGTTCTCGATACCGGCAGCTTTCAGCTCGTCCATATTAGCAGGAGCACCGGCTACGATAAACATAGCACGACCATTCAGAGCCTTGAAAGCCGGAACAGCGTATTCTGCATATTCATCATCACTGGAACAAAGTACCACGATATCAGCCTTAGCAGCCATCGCAGCTTCCACACCAGCTTCTACAGTCGGGAAGCCCAGGTTATCAACAACCTCATATCCGGCACAAGCCAGGAAGTTACAAGAGTACTGAGCACGTGCCTGACGCATAGCCAGATTACCGATAGTCAGCATAAAGGCTTTCGGACGCTTGCCTGAAGCTTCTGTTTCGAGGCGTAATGCTTCGAATTCACTGGCAGCACGGTCAAAGTTGAGTGTAGCCACATCTTTTTCACAAGTATCATGACCACCACAGCAGCAAGTAGCTTCCAATGGTTTCTTCTCGCCTGCCTTCTCATTAAAGTTCGGGAACTGATTCGTACCCAGCAACACTTCGCGACGTTGAGCAACAGCTTTATGACGAGCCTTGTTACTTTCGTTCACAGCTGCCTGCACCGTACCTGCTTTTACAGCAGCATAAAAGCCACCTTCCTCTTCAACAGCCAGGAAAAGTTCCCAAGCTTGTTTAGCAATGGACACAGTCAGATTTTCAATATAGTAAGAACCGGCAGCAGGGTCAATCACTTTATCGAAGTGGGACTCCTCTTTCAGCAACAATTGCTGGTTGCGTGCCATACGTTCCGAAAATTCATTCGGAGCATCGTAAGTCTTATCGAACGGAGTTACTGTCATTGAATCCACACCTGCCAGTGCAGCACTCATAGCCTCTGTCTGCGTACGCAACAGGTTTACATGAGCATCAAATAAAGTAAGGTTGAACGTAGAAGTCTCAGCATGTATGTGCATTTTGGCAGCACATTGAGCATCGGCATCATAAGAAGCTACGATGTTTGCCCACAACATACGGGCAGCACGGAACTTAGCAATCTCAAGGAAGTAATTAGAGCTGATACCAAAGTTGAATTTAATCTTCTTGGCAACAAGAGCAGCAGGAACTCCTGCTTCTGTCAGTTGATTCATATATTCATTACCCCAAGCAAGAGCATAGCCCAGTTCCTGGGAAATGTATGCTCCGGCATTGTTCAGCGTCAAAGCTGTCACATTCAGTACACGGTATTTCGGCAGAGCAGTAGTTGCTTCAATCAGAGCTTTGGCTGTTTGCACCATATCACCCTTTTCTTTGCCTTTTGCCAGCATCTTGTCGAAGAAATCATAACCAATGGAACCCTGCAACTTCGCCAAGTCGTAACCTTTCTTCTGGAAGTAAGCCACCAAAAGCTCTGCAAGTGCTACCACGTGTCCCTGACAAGTATAGAAGTTCAGTTCTACACACTCAGCGCAGATTCCCTCAAGCAAAGTCTCGATGTATTCGGCATTGAGTTCTTTTGCCTTTACACGGAAAGCCAGTGAATCGATACCTTTATTCAGGATGTCCAGTGCTTTCGCATTGGCTTCCTTAGGGCATTCCACTTTAATTTCCTGGCGAACAAGCCACTCGTTGTTGTCTTTCTTGGTACCTCTGAGATAAGGGAATTCACCGGGAAGTGCATTCGTCGTTTTCAATTCTTTGAGGTCTTCCATGCGGTAGAAAGGTTTTACCTTGAATCCTTCGTTTGTTTTCCAAACGAGTTTCTTCTCAAAATCAGCGCCTTTCAGGTCAGCTGTTACTTTCTCCATCCACTGTTCGGTGGTGGTGGGAGCAAAGTCCGAGAAGAGTTTTTCTTTACTGTCTGCCATAGTTTATTTTATAATTAATAAAGATAATAAGTAATCTCTTCATTTACCTATTTGTCTAGAATAGGATTCGCAAATATACTCAATAACTTAATAATACAAGGTCTTTTAAGTAAAATTCGCATGGAGAAATGACATTCTGCAAGCATGATTTCCGTATGTATATACATGATTGCAAAGTACACCTTACATTTTAGAGTATAAATTAATATCCCTGCATACTACCCAATTAGCCTCTGGCACCTTTACCTATATTCCAAAAGAAAAACTCCAGCAAACCCTTTGCCACCTCCCTTTTAATGCCTACCTTTGCGCGAAAATTCAATAAGCTAATAAAAAAGATAAACAAAAGTAACTATGGATTGGTTAGAGAGTTTGTTATGGGACCCTGCCTCCGTCGCCCATATTGTATGCTTGTATGCATTCGTAATATCTGTCGGCGTGCTTTTGGGTAAGATTAAATTTTTCGGGATATCATTGGGTGTCACATTTGTGCTCTTCACTGGTATTCTGATGGGACATTTCGGTTTTACGGGTGAAACACACATTTTGCACTTCATCCGCGAATTCGGGTTAATTTTATTTGTATTCTGTATCGGTCTACAAGTAGGACCGTCGTTTTTCTCTTCTTTTAAGAAAGGTGGAATGACCCTAAACATGCTTGCAGTAGGCATTGTGGTACTGAATATAGCAGTAGCTCTGGGTATCTATTTCATTGACGGTGGAATCGATCTTCCCATGATGGTAGGTATTCTCTACGGTGCTGTTACCAATACTCCGGGATTGGGTGCCGCACAGGAAGCTTTGAATCAGTTGAACTACACGGGCGATCCTATCGCACTGGGATATGCTTGCGCTTACCCTCTTGGTGTTGTCGGCATCATCGGTTCCATCATTGCCGTCCGCTACATCTGCCGGGTGAACCTGAAAAAAGAAGAGGATGAACTGGCCGTTCAGACTTCTGATATGAAACATATGCCCCACATGTTACATCTGGAAGTCCGCAACGAATCTATCGATGGAAAAAAGCTCATCCAGATCAAGGAGTTTATGGGACGTCCCTTTGTATGCTCACGCATCCGTCACGAGGGACACGTCAGTATCCCTAACCAAGACACTGAATTCCATATCGGCGACCAGGTATTTATTGTATGTTCCGAAGAAGACGCTGAAGCAGTAACCGCTTTCATCGGTAAAGAAATTCAAGTGGACTGGGAAAAACAAGACATGCCGATGGTTTCACGCCGTATATTGGTGACAAAATCCGAAATCAATGGTAAAAAATTAGGTAGCCTCCATTTCCGTAGTATGTACGGAGTAAACGTAACCCGTATCAACCGTTCCGGTATGGACTTGTTTGCTGATCCGAACCTGATACTACAGGTAGGTGACCGTGTAATGGTCGTTGGCCAGCAAGATGCCGTAGAGCGTGTTGCAGGAGTACTGGGTAATCAACTGAAACGTCTGGATACGCCTAATATTGTGACTATCTTCGTGGGTATCTTCCTGGGTATCCTGTTGGGTAGTCTTCCTATCGCTTTTCCGGGCATACCCACTCCAGTCAAACTCGGTCTGGCAGGTGGTCCGCTGGTAGTGGCTATTCTTATCGGTCGCTTCGGCCATAAGCTGAAACTGGTGACTTATACAACCATGAGTGCCAACCTGATGCTGCGTGAAATCGGTATCGTACTCTTCCTTGCCAGCGTAGGAATCGAAGCCGGCGCCCACTTTGTAGAAACAGTGGTAGAAGGCTCCGGTTTGCTGTATGTAGGCTATGGTTTCCTGATCACTGTTATTCCTTTGCTGATTATCGGTATGATTGCCCGCTTCTACTGCAAAGTAAATTACTTCACCCTGATGGGATTAATTGCCGGTAGTAACACAGACCCTCCTGCATTAGCTTATGCTAACCAGGCATCCGGCAATGATGCTCCGGCAGTAGGTTACTCTACTGTTTATCCGTTAACAATGTTCCTGCGTATTCTGGCAGGCCAGATGATATTGCTGACAATGATGTAATGTCAGATGATATATAAATAAAAGAGAGATTACGCAATTGTAGTCTCTCTTTTTTTTGTTCTGTTTTTCCCCTTCATATTACCAAAACCATATTTTCTCCGTACTTGCTCCGTGTCTATACACTTGGACTTGGTATGGAGTTGGTACGGGCTTGATACGGGGAAGGTATGATCCGGGTTAGAAATTGTTCTGTTTCACTTTATTTTAAGTTTCACAAAATCTTCTATAAAATCGATAGTCTTTTCAATCCCCAGCACGGAAGAATCAATGCACAGATGATAGGTTGCCGCAGCTCCCCAGGTCTTGTAGCTATAATAGTTATAATATTCCGAACGTTTTTTATCAGCCTTATTCATCATATTTTCGGCTTCTTCTTCTGAAACATGATGTGAAGCGCACAAGCGGGCAACGCGTGCTTCATGCGAAGCGGAAATAAAGATATTGGCACAACGAGGATGATCACGCAGTATATAATCAGCACAACGGCCTACAAAAAGGCAGGATTTCTCTGCTGCCAACTGACGGATTACATCGCTCTGCACCTTGAAAAGTGCATCGTTACTGAGGCAATTCTGGGTTGGTAAAGCACCATCTCCCACAAAAGGGAAACGCATGCCAAAGAGTCCGCCGATAATCCCTTGCGAAGCACGCTCATCGGCTTTCTCAAAGAACTCACGGCATAGACCGCTCTCCTTGGAAGCCAGAGTTATTAACTCCTTGTCATAGAAATCGATACCCAAACGGGCTGCCAACTTCTCCCCTATCTCCTTTCCGCCACTTCCCAATTGGCGACCGATGTTCACAACGAATTTCTTATTCATA from Bacteroides intestinalis DSM 17393 encodes the following:
- a CDS encoding putative transporter, whose amino-acid sequence is MDWLESLLWDPASVAHIVCLYAFVISVGVLLGKIKFFGISLGVTFVLFTGILMGHFGFTGETHILHFIREFGLILFVFCIGLQVGPSFFSSFKKGGMTLNMLAVGIVVLNIAVALGIYFIDGGIDLPMMVGILYGAVTNTPGLGAAQEALNQLNYTGDPIALGYACAYPLGVVGIIGSIIAVRYICRVNLKKEEDELAVQTSDMKHMPHMLHLEVRNESIDGKKLIQIKEFMGRPFVCSRIRHEGHVSIPNQDTEFHIGDQVFIVCSEEDAEAVTAFIGKEIQVDWEKQDMPMVSRRILVTKSEINGKKLGSLHFRSMYGVNVTRINRSGMDLFADPNLILQVGDRVMVVGQQDAVERVAGVLGNQLKRLDTPNIVTIFVGIFLGILLGSLPIAFPGIPTPVKLGLAGGPLVVAILIGRFGHKLKLVTYTTMSANLMLREIGIVLFLASVGIEAGAHFVETVVEGSGLLYVGYGFLITVIPLLIIGMIARFYCKVNYFTLMGLIAGSNTDPPALAYANQASGNDAPAVGYSTVYPLTMFLRILAGQMILLTMM
- the scpA gene encoding methylmalonyl-CoA mutase; this translates as MRKDFKNLDIYAAFKPANGAEWQKANGIHADWKTPEHIEVKPVYTKEDLEGMEHLGYAAGLPPYLRGPYSVMYTLRPWTIRQYAGFSTAEESNAFYRRNLASGQKGLSVAFDLATHRGYDPDHERVVGDVGKAGVSICSLENMKVLFDGIPLNKMSVSMTMNGAVLPILAFYINAGLEQGAKLEEMAGTIQNDILKEFMVRNTYIYPPAFSMKIISDIFEYTSQKMPKFNSISISGYHMQEAGATADIELAYTLADGLEYLRAGVAAGIDIDAFAPRLSFFWAIGTNHFMEIAKMRAARMLWAKIVKQFNPKNPKSLALRTHSQTSGWSLTEQDPFNNVGRTCIEAMAAALGHTQSLHTNALDEAIALPTDFSARIARNTQIYIQEETYICKNVDPWGGSYYVESLTNELAHKAWELIQEVEKLGGMAKAIETGIPKMRIEEAAARTQARIDSGSQTIVGVNKYRLEKEAPIDILEIDNTAVRLEQIENLKRLKEGRNEAEVQKALEAITKCVETKEGNLLELAVEAARVRATLGEISYACEKIVGRYKAVIRTISGVYSSESKNDSDFKRACELAEKFAKKEGRQPRIMVAKMGQDGHDRGAKVVATGYADCGFDVDMGPLFQTPAEAAREAVENDVHVVGVSSLAAGHKTLVPQIIDELKKLGREDIIVIAGGVIPAQDYDFLYKAGVAAIFGPGTPVAKAACQILEILMDEE
- a CDS encoding cytidylate kinase-like family protein; this encodes MNKKFVVNIGRQLGSGGKEIGEKLAARLGIDFYDKELITLASKESGLCREFFEKADERASQGIIGGLFGMRFPFVGDGALPTQNCLSNDALFKVQSDVIRQLAAEKSCLFVGRCADYILRDHPRCANIFISASHEARVARLCASHHVSEEEAENMMNKADKKRSEYYNYYSYKTWGAAATYHLCIDSSVLGIEKTIDFIEDFVKLKIK
- the mutA gene encoding methylmalonyl-CoA mutase small subunit — its product is MADSKEKLFSDFAPTTTEQWMEKVTADLKGADFEKKLVWKTNEGFKVKPFYRMEDLKELKTTNALPGEFPYLRGTKKDNNEWLVRQEIKVECPKEANAKALDILNKGIDSLAFRVKAKELNAEYIETLLEGICAECVELNFYTCQGHVVALAELLVAYFQKKGYDLAKLQGSIGYDFFDKMLAKGKEKGDMVQTAKALIEATTALPKYRVLNVTALTLNNAGAYISQELGYALAWGNEYMNQLTEAGVPAALVAKKIKFNFGISSNYFLEIAKFRAARMLWANIVASYDADAQCAAKMHIHAETSTFNLTLFDAHVNLLRTQTEAMSAALAGVDSMTVTPFDKTYDAPNEFSERMARNQQLLLKEESHFDKVIDPAAGSYYIENLTVSIAKQAWELFLAVEEEGGFYAAVKAGTVQAAVNESNKARHKAVAQRREVLLGTNQFPNFNEKAGEKKPLEATCCCGGHDTCEKDVATLNFDRAASEFEALRLETEASGKRPKAFMLTIGNLAMRQARAQYSCNFLACAGYEVVDNLGFPTVEAGVEAAMAAKADIVVLCSSDDEYAEYAVPAFKALNGRAMFIVAGAPANMDELKAAGIENFIHVRVNVLETLKEYNAKLLK